A genomic window from Sorex araneus isolate mSorAra2 chromosome 2, mSorAra2.pri, whole genome shotgun sequence includes:
- the LOC129402352 gene encoding olfactory receptor 14J1-like: MMNFTMSGFLLMGFSATPELEIVYACLFLLLYLLALAGNMLIITTTSLDDSLQSPMYFFLKHLSFLDLCYISVTVPRFIYNSFTHSGNISLWECILQVFVFTLCAVAETAMLTVMSYDRYVAICLPLRYDVIMDLRTCVHGVAGVWVSGAISGVMHTAATFSIHFCGLRVIHQFFCDIPQLLRLSCSNEYLGEVGVTAFVAFLALLCFLFIGFSYVHIFSSVLRMPSAEGRAKAFSTCLPHLAVVILFLSTGAFEYFKPHSDSPTPLDIFLTILYTVVPPTFNPMIYSLRNKAIKLAISKVFQRKVAYLFC; encoded by the coding sequence ATGATGAATTTCACCATGAGTGGGTTTCTTCTCATGGGCTTTTCTGCCACGCCTGAGCTAGAAATCGTCTATGCTTGTCTGTTCCTCCTTCTCTACTTGTTGGCTTTAGCtggcaacatgctcatcatcaccaccacgtccctggatgacagtctccagtcccccatgtatttcttcctgaagcatctctcctttcTGGATCTCTGCTACATTTCTGTGACTGTGCCGAGATTCATTTACAACTCTTTCACGCACAGTGGGAATATTTCCCTCTGGGAATGCATCCTGCAGGTCTTTGTGttcaccctctgtgctgttgctgaGACGGCCATGCTCAcggtgatgtcctatgaccgctacgtggccatctgccttCCATTGCGCTATGATGTCATAATGGACCtcagaacctgtgtccatggCGTCGCCGGTGTCTGGGTGAGTGGGGCCATCTCTGGAGTCATGCATACggcagctactttctccatccaCTTCTGTGGTCTCCGTGTCATTCATCAGTTCTTCTGTGACATCCCCCAGCTCCTCAGACTCTCCTGCTCCAATGAGTATCTGGGTGAGGTCGGTGTCACTGCCTTTGTGGCTTTCCTGGCACTTCTTTGTTTCCTGTTTATTGGGTTCTCCTACGTGCACATATTCTCTTCCgtgctgaggatgccatctgcggagggcagagccaaggccttttccacctgcctcccccacctcgcTGTCGTCATATTGTTTCTTTCTACTGGTGCCTTCGAGTATTTCAAGCCTCATTCAGACTCTCCAACTCCTTTAGACATTTTTCTTACTATTCTTTATACAGTTGTTCCCCCAACATTCAATCCAATGATCTATAGTCTGCGAAATAAAGCTATCAAGTTGGCTATAAGCAAGGTTTTTCAAAGAAAAGTAGCATACCTCTTTTGTTGA